A window from Variovorax sp. PBL-E5 encodes these proteins:
- a CDS encoding ferredoxin--NADP reductase → MSALNEETVLSVRHWTDRLFTFTTTRESSLRFCNGHFTMIGLRVGDKPLLRAYSIASANYEDHLEFLSIKVPGGPLTSRLQHLQPGDSVIVGRKPTGTLVTDYLLPGRRLFLFATGTGLAPFMSIVRDPDTYERYEQVVLIHGVRTANELAYHDLLAEHLPRDDVLGDLVAGRLHYYPTVTREPFRNTGRITTLLESGKLLQDLALPPLDAASDRIMICGSPGMLRDLRHILEQRGFEEGNTSIPGHFVVERAFAEQ, encoded by the coding sequence ATGAGCGCACTCAACGAAGAGACCGTCCTGAGCGTGAGGCACTGGACCGATCGCCTGTTCACCTTCACCACCACACGCGAGTCTTCGCTGCGCTTTTGCAACGGCCACTTCACCATGATCGGCCTGAGGGTCGGCGACAAGCCGCTGCTGCGCGCCTACAGCATCGCCAGCGCCAACTACGAGGACCACCTCGAGTTCCTGAGCATCAAGGTGCCCGGCGGTCCGCTCACCTCGCGCCTGCAGCATCTGCAGCCGGGCGATTCGGTGATCGTCGGCCGCAAGCCGACCGGCACGCTGGTCACCGACTATCTGCTGCCGGGCCGGCGGCTCTTCCTGTTCGCCACCGGCACCGGGCTCGCGCCCTTCATGAGCATCGTGCGCGACCCCGACACCTACGAGCGCTACGAGCAGGTGGTGCTGATCCACGGCGTGCGCACCGCCAACGAGCTGGCCTACCACGACCTGCTGGCCGAGCATCTGCCGCGCGACGACGTGCTGGGCGACCTGGTGGCGGGCCGGCTGCACTACTACCCGACGGTGACGCGCGAGCCCTTCCGCAACACGGGCCGCATCACCACGCTGCTCGAAAGCGGGAAGCTGCTGCAGGATCTGGCACTCCCGCCGCTCGATGCCGCATCCGACCGCATCATGATCTGCGGCAGTCCCGGCATGCTGCGCGACCTGCGGCACATCCTGGAACAGCGCGGCTTCGAGGAAGGCAACACCTCGATCCCCGGCCACTTCGTGGTCGAGCGCGCCTTCGCCGAGCAGTGA
- a CDS encoding molybdopterin-containing oxidoreductase family protein → MATHITPSMCRNCLAYCPILVTVEDGRAIKATGDPEAPAFDGYTCPKGRALPAQHNDPQRLLQCLKRGDGDAFDVVDSAAAMDQVAATVRRILAAHGPRSIAMYSGTGPVSHPAGAPIARAFFRAIQSRMTFSAASIDKPAEYTSVAMHGNWHAGLQTFETSDTWMIVGANPVIAKSNGAPLNNPGVRLKQATGRGMKMIVIDPRRTETAKRAHVHLQPRPGQDPVLLAGIIHILIDEGLYDAGFVRANADGFEALKASVAGYTPAFIAQRADVPQDQLLEAARTFGRGRRGGVVCSTGPSFSTHSNLSYYLALCLNTLCGRWAREGEPAPFPNVLLPAFTPRAQPYAPYPVASDRPMRVHGLMENASGVPTAALADEILLDGEGQVKVLFCLGGNPVLSWPDQAKTEAALRKLELLVVFDYKMTATAQFAHYVIPPPLSLEVPGTSQKVESLKYSGVSRGYAIPWAQYTPAVVPVPPGSDLIDDGAFIFGLAQRMGLQLDWVNARGQGPNTEGPARTMPLDMSRTPDNDELIALACTDSRIALEEVKAHPHGHVYDIDVRVQPREPGHTAMLQLGNPMMMDELAALQADGAEPAADPALPFQLVCRRANNTMNSVGQTLPALGGGKVHAPACMHSRDLAALGLKDGDLVTVRSRCGHMLARIEADDNLRQGVVSVVHGFGAPISIGTADPERSLGSVTRLLDMDERDPISGIPRMSAVPVSVQAAAPAA, encoded by the coding sequence ATGGCCACCCACATCACGCCCAGCATGTGCCGCAACTGCCTTGCGTATTGCCCGATCCTCGTCACGGTCGAAGACGGCCGCGCGATCAAGGCGACCGGCGATCCGGAGGCACCGGCCTTCGACGGCTATACCTGCCCCAAGGGCCGCGCCCTGCCGGCGCAGCACAACGATCCGCAGCGGCTGCTCCAGTGCCTGAAGCGCGGCGATGGCGATGCCTTCGACGTCGTCGATTCGGCCGCGGCCATGGACCAGGTCGCGGCCACGGTGCGGCGCATCCTGGCCGCCCACGGCCCGCGCTCGATCGCGATGTACAGCGGCACCGGTCCGGTCTCGCATCCGGCCGGCGCGCCGATCGCGCGCGCCTTCTTCCGCGCGATCCAGTCGCGCATGACCTTCTCCGCCGCGAGCATCGACAAGCCGGCCGAATACACCTCGGTCGCGATGCACGGCAACTGGCATGCGGGGCTCCAGACCTTCGAGACCTCCGACACCTGGATGATCGTGGGCGCCAACCCGGTCATCGCCAAGTCGAACGGCGCACCGCTGAACAACCCGGGCGTGCGCCTGAAACAGGCGACCGGGCGCGGCATGAAGATGATCGTCATCGATCCGCGCCGCACCGAGACCGCGAAACGCGCGCACGTGCACCTGCAGCCGCGGCCCGGCCAGGATCCGGTGCTGCTGGCCGGGATCATCCACATCCTCATCGACGAGGGGCTGTACGACGCCGGGTTCGTGCGCGCCAATGCCGACGGCTTCGAGGCGCTGAAGGCGAGCGTCGCCGGCTACACGCCGGCCTTCATCGCGCAGCGCGCGGATGTGCCGCAGGACCAGTTGCTGGAAGCCGCGCGCACCTTCGGCCGCGGCCGGCGCGGCGGCGTGGTGTGTTCGACCGGGCCGAGCTTTTCGACCCACAGCAACCTCAGCTACTACCTCGCGCTGTGCCTCAACACCCTGTGCGGCCGCTGGGCGCGCGAAGGCGAGCCGGCGCCCTTCCCCAACGTGCTGCTGCCGGCCTTCACGCCGCGCGCACAGCCCTATGCGCCCTACCCGGTCGCGAGCGATCGGCCGATGCGCGTGCATGGCCTCATGGAGAACGCGAGCGGCGTGCCGACCGCCGCGCTGGCCGACGAAATCCTGCTCGACGGCGAAGGCCAGGTGAAGGTGCTGTTCTGCCTCGGCGGCAACCCGGTGCTGTCCTGGCCCGATCAGGCGAAGACGGAAGCCGCGCTGCGCAAGCTGGAACTGCTGGTCGTGTTCGACTACAAGATGACCGCGACCGCGCAGTTCGCGCACTACGTGATCCCGCCGCCGCTGTCGCTCGAAGTGCCCGGCACGTCGCAGAAGGTCGAGTCGCTCAAGTACAGCGGCGTCTCGCGCGGCTATGCCATCCCGTGGGCGCAGTACACGCCGGCGGTGGTGCCGGTGCCGCCGGGCTCGGACCTGATCGACGACGGCGCCTTCATCTTCGGCCTGGCGCAGCGAATGGGCCTGCAGCTCGATTGGGTCAATGCGCGCGGCCAGGGCCCGAACACCGAGGGCCCGGCACGCACGATGCCGCTCGACATGTCGCGCACGCCGGACAACGACGAACTGATCGCGCTCGCCTGCACGGACTCGCGCATCGCGCTGGAGGAGGTCAAGGCGCATCCGCACGGCCATGTCTACGACATCGACGTGCGCGTGCAGCCGCGCGAGCCCGGCCACACGGCCATGCTGCAGCTCGGCAATCCGATGATGATGGACGAGCTGGCCGCATTGCAGGCCGACGGCGCCGAACCCGCGGCCGACCCGGCGTTGCCCTTTCAGCTCGTGTGCCGGCGCGCCAACAACACCATGAACTCGGTCGGCCAGACGCTGCCCGCGCTCGGCGGCGGCAAGGTGCATGCACCGGCCTGCATGCACTCGCGCGACCTCGCGGCGCTGGGACTGAAGGACGGCGACCTGGTCACGGTGCGCTCGCGCTGCGGCCACATGCTGGCGCGCATCGAAGCGGACGACAACCTGCGCCAGGGCGTGGTCTCGGTGGTGCATGGCTTCGGCGCACCGATCTCCATCGGCACGGCGGACCCCGAGCGCAGCCTCGGCTCGGTCACGCGGCTGCTCGACATGGACGAGCGCGACCCGATCAGCGGCATTCCGCGCATGAGCGCGGTGCCGGTGTCGGTGCAGGCGGCGGCGCCCGCCGCGTGA
- a CDS encoding Bug family tripartite tricarboxylate transporter substrate binding protein: MHKLSRVLAGAMAALALAGGACAQTAWPSRPIRIVVPFGAGSGLDVMARGFAQRLGEQAKVAVVVENKEGAGGTIGAVAAMRAPADGYTLLFTANGPFAVAPYMQEAATYDPASDFTPIAKVALIPMVLITGKNSRFQRFEDVVTEARAHPGKLDYASSGVGTPSNMNVEVIKRKLGLDIVAVPYKNTGQAMTDLISGQTALYMPSFPAALTQLKAGQARGLAIGSARRSRLMPDIPTVAEVVKEPGLEASVWYGFLAPKDLPPELAERIHAEIAKAAASPQIVALTATLGAEPVLVGPREFREQVRHDAEESRKLLQALGVKRER; this comes from the coding sequence ATGCACAAGCTCAGCCGCGTTCTCGCGGGCGCGATGGCGGCACTGGCACTGGCCGGTGGCGCCTGCGCCCAGACCGCATGGCCTTCACGGCCGATCCGCATCGTTGTTCCCTTCGGCGCCGGCTCCGGCCTCGACGTCATGGCCCGCGGCTTCGCGCAGCGGCTCGGCGAGCAGGCGAAGGTGGCCGTCGTCGTCGAGAACAAGGAAGGCGCGGGCGGCACGATCGGCGCCGTCGCCGCGATGCGCGCGCCGGCCGACGGCTACACGCTCCTGTTCACCGCCAACGGCCCCTTCGCCGTTGCGCCCTACATGCAGGAAGCCGCGACCTACGACCCGGCCAGCGACTTCACGCCGATCGCCAAGGTGGCGCTCATCCCGATGGTGCTGATCACCGGCAAGAACAGCCGCTTCCAGCGCTTCGAGGATGTGGTGACCGAGGCCAGGGCCCATCCCGGCAAGCTCGACTACGCCTCGTCGGGCGTCGGCACGCCGAGCAACATGAACGTGGAGGTCATCAAGCGCAAGCTGGGCCTGGACATCGTCGCCGTGCCGTACAAGAACACCGGCCAGGCGATGACGGACCTGATCAGCGGGCAGACCGCGCTCTACATGCCGTCCTTTCCCGCGGCCCTGACGCAGCTGAAGGCGGGCCAGGCGAGAGGCCTGGCGATCGGCTCGGCCAGGCGCTCCAGGCTGATGCCCGACATCCCGACCGTGGCCGAAGTGGTCAAGGAGCCGGGCCTGGAAGCCAGCGTCTGGTACGGCTTCCTCGCACCGAAGGACCTGCCGCCCGAACTCGCCGAGCGCATCCATGCCGAGATCGCCAAGGCTGCCGCATCGCCGCAGATCGTGGCCTTGACGGCGACGCTCGGCGCCGAGCCGGTGCTCGTCGGGCCGCGCGAGTTCCGCGAGCAGGTGCGCCATGACGCCGAGGAATCGCGCAAGCTGCTGCAGGCGCTCGGCGTGAAGCGCGAGCGATAG
- a CDS encoding enoyl-CoA hydratase-related protein: MELKVTTYGVDDDGVATVRFNRPGRGNSWTSRMNQEYRWIMSEADRDPAVKVVLLTGAGKQFCVGADFKALDYYAECDKDYVATVRPDQYAQPGHGVRQEYDHELVWHWGLKKPVIAAINGACAGIAVAIAGFCDLRYGVAGAKLTTAAARLGLPAEYGLAWLLPRLMGVTHAADVLITGRIFSAEEAKDMGFLNAVFAPDEFEGRVAEIARSIARTVSPQAALTTKRQLYAELMERDVGACVEDSKRLIAELMRGDDYKEGVAALQERRPARFKGLQ; encoded by the coding sequence ATGGAACTCAAGGTGACGACCTATGGCGTCGATGACGACGGCGTGGCCACGGTGCGCTTCAACCGCCCGGGCCGCGGCAACTCATGGACCTCGCGCATGAACCAGGAATACCGCTGGATCATGAGCGAGGCCGACCGCGATCCGGCCGTGAAAGTGGTGCTGCTGACCGGCGCGGGCAAGCAGTTCTGCGTCGGCGCCGACTTCAAGGCGCTCGACTACTACGCCGAGTGCGACAAGGACTACGTGGCCACCGTGCGGCCCGATCAGTACGCGCAGCCGGGCCACGGCGTGCGCCAGGAATACGACCACGAGCTGGTCTGGCACTGGGGCCTGAAGAAGCCCGTCATCGCGGCGATCAACGGCGCCTGCGCCGGCATCGCCGTGGCCATCGCGGGCTTCTGCGATCTGCGCTACGGCGTCGCCGGCGCCAAGCTCACGACGGCCGCCGCGCGCCTGGGCCTGCCGGCCGAATACGGCCTGGCCTGGCTGCTGCCGCGGCTCATGGGCGTGACGCATGCGGCCGACGTGCTGATCACGGGCCGCATCTTCAGCGCCGAGGAAGCGAAGGACATGGGCTTCCTCAACGCGGTGTTCGCGCCCGACGAATTCGAGGGCCGCGTCGCCGAAATCGCACGCTCCATCGCGCGCACCGTCTCGCCGCAAGCGGCGCTGACGACCAAGCGCCAGCTCTATGCGGAACTGATGGAACGCGATGTCGGCGCCTGCGTCGAGGACTCCAAGCGCCTGATCGCCGAGCTGATGCGCGGCGACGACTACAAGGAAGGCGTCGCCGCACTGCAGGAACGACGTCCTGCACGCTTCAAGGGCCTGCAATGA
- a CDS encoding CaiB/BaiF CoA transferase family protein, protein MTGVLDGIRVLDLTQMVAGPLCTMLLGDLGAEVIKVEPPTGDTSRDIGVNRPGGESDYFLSLNRNKRSIVLDLKAANGIAMLKALALQCDIVVENFRPGTLDKLGIGYETLREGHRGLIYCALSGFGQDGPYRDRPALDPVIQAMSGLMQLNGTASSGPLKTGVLISDFVPPLFGTIGILSALYTRKTSGEGQRVDVSMLDATVFSMVPREGYYFSTGRTPERLGNAHYQIAPWNTYETSDHRHVMVVAHTAKYWKALLAATGRDALGDDPRFRTNADRLQNRTLLDAELAAAFATGTLAAWTERLGASDALFSPVRDFEEVFADPAVRDAMVQTVTHPTAGEVPILRNPIRLSANPSTIRRAPPLLGQHTDEVLRELDLPRV, encoded by the coding sequence ATGACCGGCGTCCTCGACGGCATCCGGGTGCTCGACCTGACGCAGATGGTCGCAGGGCCGCTGTGCACCATGCTGCTGGGCGATCTCGGCGCGGAAGTGATCAAGGTCGAGCCGCCCACCGGCGACACCAGCCGCGACATCGGCGTCAACCGGCCGGGCGGCGAGAGCGACTATTTCCTGAGCCTGAACCGCAACAAGCGCAGCATCGTGCTCGACCTCAAGGCGGCCAACGGCATCGCCATGCTCAAGGCGCTGGCGTTGCAATGCGACATCGTGGTGGAGAACTTCCGGCCCGGCACGCTGGACAAGCTCGGCATCGGCTACGAGACATTGCGCGAAGGCCATCGCGGCCTGATCTACTGCGCCCTGTCCGGCTTCGGGCAGGACGGCCCGTACCGCGACAGGCCGGCGCTCGACCCCGTCATCCAGGCCATGTCGGGACTCATGCAGCTCAACGGCACGGCGTCCAGCGGGCCGCTGAAGACCGGCGTTCTCATCTCGGATTTCGTGCCGCCGCTGTTCGGGACCATCGGCATTCTCTCCGCGCTGTACACGCGCAAGACCAGCGGCGAGGGGCAGCGCGTCGATGTCTCGATGCTCGATGCGACCGTGTTCTCGATGGTGCCGCGCGAAGGCTACTACTTCTCCACCGGCAGGACGCCCGAGCGGCTGGGCAATGCCCACTACCAGATCGCGCCGTGGAACACCTACGAGACGAGCGACCATCGCCATGTCATGGTGGTCGCCCACACGGCCAAGTACTGGAAGGCGCTGCTGGCCGCGACGGGCCGCGATGCCTTGGGCGATGACCCGCGCTTCCGGACCAACGCAGACCGGTTGCAGAACCGCACGCTGCTCGATGCCGAACTCGCGGCTGCCTTCGCCACCGGCACGCTGGCCGCGTGGACCGAACGCCTCGGCGCATCGGACGCGCTGTTCTCGCCGGTGCGCGATTTCGAGGAGGTCTTCGCCGACCCGGCGGTGCGCGATGCGATGGTGCAGACCGTCACCCATCCCACCGCAGGCGAGGTGCCGATCCTGCGCAATCCCATTCGCCTGTCGGCCAACCCCAGCACCATCCGCCGCGCGCCGCCGCTGCTCGGACAGCACACCGACGAAGTGCTGCGCGAACTCGACCTGCCGCGCGTCTGA
- a CDS encoding Bug family tripartite tricarboxylate transporter substrate binding protein, which translates to MKKPVQLFIAAAAAAFALCAGAQDAYPTKRIQLVVPFASGNGIDQLAREYAEVLRTELKQPVVVENREGAGGIIGGTVVMRAAPDGYTAMVAAHPPFAIATLLQKTPAFDASSSFEPVARVGAVPLVAVTASSMPFKTWQEMAAYFRAHPDKANYAASGVGSPGQLFTQLIKAKTGLPLQEISYKSTAQALTDVLAGQVQVSLVSVPAAAEHIRTGALRLLAVGSSKRLAAYPDTPTIAELIGQPGFEASVWYGFLMPAGTPAARVNKFYDEIAKASATPRIVEFMARASIVPGLQNPQQFAKSIHDDVETARKMIQVAKLHPE; encoded by the coding sequence GTGAAAAAACCCGTTCAACTGTTCATCGCCGCGGCTGCCGCGGCCTTCGCCCTGTGCGCCGGCGCCCAGGACGCCTACCCGACCAAGCGCATCCAGCTGGTGGTGCCCTTCGCCTCGGGCAACGGCATCGACCAGCTGGCCCGCGAGTACGCGGAAGTGCTGCGCACCGAGCTGAAGCAGCCGGTCGTGGTGGAGAACCGCGAAGGCGCGGGCGGCATCATCGGCGGCACGGTCGTCATGCGGGCCGCGCCGGACGGCTACACCGCCATGGTCGCCGCGCATCCGCCCTTCGCCATCGCGACGCTGCTGCAGAAGACGCCGGCCTTCGACGCTTCGTCCAGCTTCGAGCCGGTGGCGCGGGTCGGCGCGGTGCCGCTGGTGGCGGTCACCGCCAGCTCGATGCCGTTCAAGACCTGGCAGGAGATGGCGGCCTACTTCCGCGCCCATCCGGACAAGGCCAACTACGCCGCGTCCGGCGTCGGCTCGCCGGGCCAGCTCTTCACGCAGCTGATCAAGGCGAAGACCGGCCTGCCGCTGCAGGAGATCTCGTACAAGAGCACCGCGCAGGCCCTGACCGACGTGCTGGCCGGGCAGGTGCAGGTGAGCCTGGTCTCCGTCCCCGCCGCGGCGGAACACATCAGGACCGGCGCGCTGCGGCTGCTGGCCGTTGGTTCCAGCAAGCGGCTGGCGGCCTATCCCGACACGCCGACGATCGCCGAGCTGATCGGCCAGCCCGGCTTCGAGGCCAGCGTGTGGTACGGCTTCCTGATGCCGGCCGGCACGCCGGCTGCGCGCGTCAACAAGTTCTACGACGAGATCGCGAAGGCCAGCGCCACGCCGCGCATCGTGGAGTTCATGGCGCGCGCCTCCATCGTGCCCGGCCTGCAGAACCCGCAGCAGTTCGCCAAGTCGATCCACGACGACGTGGAGACAGCCAGGAAGATGATCCAGGTCGCCAAGCTGCACCCCGAATAA
- a CDS encoding AMP-binding protein, which yields MRRDVRLSESFWAADASQQVWELSLGGLLRQLAREVPERTALVEGTPEPAARRRWTYRQLLDSAETVARALLRRFEPGERVAVWSANSAEWVLLQHGAAMAGLVLVTINPAYLASELRHVLATSRAAGIFHSGRYRGNDMSAMLAGLRAELPELREVFCFSEWPAFVASSDPAIELPVVDPASMIQIQFTSGTTGKPKGACLHHRGVVNASRFGAMRVGFPEGGVWVSAMPLFHVGGCAGSELGAFSQRGTFVMQPAFDAAVMLALIESERGNHVHAVPTMLVALLDHPERPKRDLRSLGTFMSGGSTVPANLVRHVCETFSAKLTITFGQTELNGVICQTFPDDPPQQQASTIGQPAPCMEVKIADPATGRVLPLDTPGEIWARGYQTMLGYFDMPEGADGALTPDGWLKTGDQATMDAEGYLRITGRLKDAIIRGGENIYPREIEEVLCAHPAISQASVIGLPDEKWGEVVAAVLRLQPDASPVPATEELHAWCRARLAAYKTPVRWFYVDAFPLTASGKIQKFALRDMIGDARLVPEPFVKPETGHTPRPRADQPAI from the coding sequence ATGCGCCGCGACGTCCGTCTCTCCGAATCCTTCTGGGCCGCCGATGCTTCGCAGCAGGTCTGGGAGCTCAGCCTCGGCGGCCTGCTGCGCCAGCTCGCGCGCGAGGTGCCCGAGCGCACGGCGCTGGTCGAAGGCACGCCCGAGCCGGCCGCGCGCCGCCGCTGGACCTACCGGCAGCTGCTCGATTCCGCAGAGACGGTGGCACGCGCCCTGCTGCGCCGGTTCGAGCCGGGCGAGCGCGTCGCGGTCTGGTCCGCGAATTCGGCCGAATGGGTGCTGCTGCAGCATGGCGCGGCGATGGCCGGCCTGGTGCTCGTCACCATCAACCCGGCCTACCTGGCATCGGAACTCCGGCATGTGCTCGCGACCTCGCGCGCGGCCGGCATCTTCCACAGCGGCCGCTACCGCGGCAACGACATGAGCGCCATGCTGGCCGGCCTGCGCGCGGAGCTGCCCGAGCTGCGTGAGGTGTTCTGCTTCTCCGAGTGGCCCGCGTTCGTGGCGAGCAGCGATCCGGCGATCGAACTGCCCGTGGTGGACCCCGCCTCGATGATCCAGATCCAGTTCACCTCCGGTACCACCGGCAAGCCCAAGGGCGCCTGCCTGCACCACCGGGGCGTGGTCAACGCTTCGCGCTTCGGCGCCATGCGCGTGGGCTTTCCGGAAGGCGGCGTGTGGGTGAGCGCGATGCCGCTGTTCCACGTCGGCGGCTGCGCGGGCAGCGAGCTCGGCGCCTTCTCGCAACGCGGCACCTTCGTCATGCAGCCCGCCTTCGATGCCGCGGTGATGCTGGCACTGATCGAGAGCGAGCGCGGCAACCACGTGCATGCCGTGCCGACGATGCTGGTCGCGCTGCTCGACCATCCCGAGCGGCCGAAGCGCGACCTGCGATCGCTCGGGACCTTCATGAGCGGCGGCTCGACGGTGCCGGCGAACCTGGTGCGCCACGTCTGCGAGACGTTCAGTGCGAAGCTCACCATCACCTTCGGCCAGACCGAACTCAACGGCGTGATCTGCCAGACCTTTCCCGACGATCCGCCGCAGCAGCAGGCGAGCACCATCGGCCAGCCGGCGCCCTGCATGGAAGTGAAAATCGCCGACCCCGCCACCGGCCGGGTGCTGCCGCTCGACACGCCGGGCGAGATCTGGGCGCGCGGCTACCAGACCATGCTCGGCTATTTCGACATGCCGGAAGGCGCCGACGGTGCGCTCACCCCCGATGGCTGGCTGAAGACCGGCGACCAGGCGACGATGGATGCCGAGGGCTACCTGCGCATCACCGGCCGCCTCAAGGACGCGATCATCCGCGGCGGCGAGAACATCTATCCGCGTGAAATCGAAGAGGTGCTCTGCGCCCATCCCGCCATCTCGCAGGCCAGCGTGATCGGCCTGCCCGACGAGAAATGGGGCGAGGTGGTGGCCGCCGTGCTGAGGCTGCAGCCCGACGCGTCGCCGGTGCCGGCGACCGAGGAACTGCATGCGTGGTGCCGCGCGCGCCTGGCTGCGTACAAGACGCCGGTGCGCTGGTTCTATGTCGATGCGTTTCCGCTCACGGCCTCGGGCAAGATCCAGAAGTTCGCGCTGCGCGACATGATCGGCGATGCACGCCTGGTGCCCGAGCCCTTCGTGAAGCCGGAGACCGGCCACACGCCACGGCCCCGCGCGGATCAGCCCGCGATCTGA
- a CDS encoding FadR/GntR family transcriptional regulator, with translation MPQTQQSRTRAALRFKPVMGTRPADEIQAQIRALLASHRLKAGDRLPSERDLSEQFSVSRNSVRQALRSLVDSGLLEMKKGAAGGAFIRDGGGDAVLAGISDLYSLGTIQPEHLTEVRLLIGVEVVRLACQRCTPEEVDAIEQNVVLAEQAAKENDFARRTAINLEFHRMLARMTRNPLLITLTDAVTAITAKFVNEVGPTSNRSVMPLRRQLLGHLRAREADAAAQKMRNHLLRLQKIYLAQIAG, from the coding sequence ATGCCACAGACACAACAGTCCCGGACCCGGGCGGCGCTGCGATTCAAGCCGGTGATGGGCACCCGGCCCGCCGATGAGATCCAGGCCCAGATACGCGCCTTGCTGGCCAGCCATCGGCTGAAGGCCGGCGACCGGCTGCCTTCCGAGCGCGATCTGTCGGAGCAGTTTAGCGTCAGCCGCAACTCGGTCCGCCAGGCCCTGCGTTCGCTCGTCGACAGCGGCCTGCTGGAGATGAAGAAGGGCGCGGCCGGCGGCGCCTTCATCCGCGATGGCGGCGGCGACGCGGTGCTCGCGGGGATCTCCGATCTCTATTCGCTCGGCACCATCCAGCCGGAGCATCTGACCGAAGTGCGCCTGTTGATCGGCGTCGAGGTGGTGCGGCTCGCGTGCCAGCGCTGCACGCCGGAGGAGGTGGATGCGATCGAGCAGAACGTCGTGCTGGCCGAGCAGGCCGCGAAAGAGAACGACTTCGCGCGGCGCACCGCCATCAACCTCGAGTTCCATCGCATGCTCGCGCGGATGACGCGCAATCCGCTGCTCATCACGCTGACCGATGCGGTGACGGCGATCACGGCGAAGTTCGTCAACGAGGTGGGTCCGACCTCGAACCGCTCGGTGATGCCGCTGCGCCGGCAACTGCTGGGCCATCTGCGTGCGCGCGAAGCCGACGCGGCGGCGCAGAAGATGCGCAACCACCTGTTGCGGCTTCAGAAGATCTACCTGGCTCAGATCGCGGGCTGA
- a CDS encoding PaaX family transcriptional regulator gives MKEDRTATASPAESAAAPRIGPGSARSVLLTLLGEFVHPSHAPTWTSTLLYAFAGVGIAEKAARQAIARAAAAGWIENDRDGRRAAWRMTERATHLISEGSQRVRSIRTATAAWKGEWVVLHITLPESRRADRLRLYRALSWLGFGSPRPGLWIGPHADRAEAARAAVEQLDLAGNTVAFNAQSLGFGVAERELVAQAWDLDALSLHYEVLVQHFRELRPRDEEDVFFAHIELVNALQRLPSIDPGLPAALLPADWQGTRAGERLDELRAKWRATAHAHWRKVQGQSG, from the coding sequence ATGAAAGAAGATCGCACCGCCACGGCATCGCCGGCGGAATCCGCCGCGGCGCCGCGCATCGGCCCGGGCAGCGCGCGCTCGGTGCTGCTCACCCTGCTCGGCGAATTCGTGCACCCGTCGCACGCGCCCACCTGGACCTCGACGCTGCTGTACGCCTTCGCCGGGGTCGGCATCGCGGAGAAGGCGGCGCGCCAGGCGATCGCGCGCGCTGCCGCGGCCGGATGGATCGAGAACGACCGCGACGGCCGCCGCGCGGCCTGGCGGATGACCGAGCGCGCCACGCATCTGATCAGCGAAGGCTCGCAGCGCGTGCGCTCGATCCGCACTGCCACGGCCGCCTGGAAAGGCGAATGGGTCGTGCTGCACATCACCTTGCCGGAATCGCGGCGAGCGGATCGCCTGCGCCTGTACCGGGCGCTGAGCTGGCTCGGCTTCGGCAGCCCCAGACCGGGCTTGTGGATCGGCCCGCACGCGGATCGCGCCGAGGCGGCGCGCGCGGCGGTGGAACAACTCGACCTTGCCGGCAACACGGTTGCCTTCAACGCGCAGTCGCTCGGCTTCGGCGTTGCCGAGCGCGAGCTGGTCGCGCAGGCCTGGGACCTCGACGCGCTCTCGCTGCACTACGAGGTGCTGGTGCAGCATTTCCGGGAGCTGCGGCCGCGCGACGAGGAGGACGTCTTCTTCGCCCACATCGAACTCGTGAATGCGCTGCAGCGCCTGCCGTCGATCGACCCGGGCCTTCCGGCCGCCCTGCTGCCGGCCGACTGGCAAGGCACGCGCGCCGGAGAGCGGCTGGACGAACTGCGCGCGAAGTGGCGCGCCACCGCGCATGCGCACTGGCGCAAGGTGCAGGGCCAGAGCGGCTGA